A region of Moorena producens PAL-8-15-08-1 DNA encodes the following proteins:
- a CDS encoding ArnT family glycosyltransferase, whose protein sequence is MDHKTFTWGGSGNRIRRTQRWIERLSLLGLLLAALLLFSINLGSGSLEEVEQSISHLATQLLSAKGEFGQWLYPTLEGETVIEHPPLLAWLIAVAYQFGGVNEWTTRLPSAILSVLSVLLVYGLATEIFPCRQKAIFSSLIYLTFLPIAHYGRMAILDGANLCFVVLMMWCVLRSRRDSRWSLPAGIGLGLIFLTKGILVALLITAIALLFLAWDTPRLLTSTYWWLGLLLGYSPALAWYTVPLLVQDQRAVTTTKAILYESLRPIWTAVDGQNRLPWYYLGEMLKFSAPWLLFFSYWLQQAWKNRHWGWAKLVLVWAGGYLIAISLLATKLPGYVLPVYPALALAGGAQLTDIWHWPSGKSYPRFWSIGLSLLGVATITVMLHFGIRKAFDLSSWLFFACVPLTMVIAGMLVARQDRQFMVILFWGTYISLLILMSSDPEIWQLLI, encoded by the coding sequence ATGGATCATAAAACGTTTACTTGGGGTGGCTCGGGAAACCGCATACGTAGAACTCAACGCTGGATTGAGAGATTGTCGCTGTTAGGGTTACTCCTAGCAGCACTATTGTTGTTTAGCATTAATTTGGGCAGTGGCTCGTTGGAAGAGGTAGAGCAAAGCATAAGTCATCTTGCTACTCAACTACTTTCAGCAAAGGGGGAATTTGGGCAGTGGCTTTACCCAACTCTCGAAGGTGAAACCGTAATTGAACACCCCCCCCTACTAGCCTGGCTGATTGCGGTGGCTTATCAGTTTGGTGGTGTCAACGAGTGGACTACGCGCTTACCTAGTGCCATCCTCAGTGTTCTGTCGGTACTGCTAGTCTATGGTCTTGCTACAGAAATCTTCCCCTGCCGTCAGAAGGCTATTTTCTCTAGCTTGATTTACCTAACGTTCTTACCAATAGCCCATTATGGGCGTATGGCAATCCTGGATGGAGCTAATCTGTGCTTTGTGGTGTTGATGATGTGGTGTGTGTTGCGATCGCGTCGGGACTCACGCTGGTCACTGCCAGCGGGGATCGGATTAGGGTTGATTTTCCTCACTAAGGGGATCCTGGTGGCATTGTTGATCACAGCGATCGCTCTGTTGTTTCTAGCATGGGATACGCCCAGACTCCTCACGTCTACTTATTGGTGGTTAGGATTGCTTTTAGGCTATAGTCCTGCTCTTGCTTGGTACACTGTGCCATTACTGGTACAGGATCAAAGAGCTGTTACTACAACTAAAGCCATTCTCTACGAGTCCCTACGCCCGATCTGGACAGCAGTGGATGGGCAAAATCGCCTGCCTTGGTATTACCTGGGGGAAATGTTAAAATTTTCCGCACCTTGGTTACTGTTCTTTTCCTACTGGTTACAGCAGGCTTGGAAGAATCGCCATTGGGGCTGGGCTAAATTGGTACTGGTATGGGCTGGCGGTTACTTGATCGCCATTTCCCTTCTTGCCACTAAATTGCCTGGGTATGTGTTACCAGTTTACCCAGCATTAGCCCTTGCTGGTGGAGCCCAACTCACAGACATTTGGCATTGGCCTTCTGGCAAATCTTATCCCCGTTTTTGGAGTATTGGTTTAAGTCTGCTAGGTGTCGCTACCATTACTGTGATGCTTCACTTCGGGATTAGGAAAGCTTTTGACCTCAGCTCCTGGCTGTTCTTCGCTTGTGTCCCTTTAACCATGGTTATAGCAGGGATGCTGGTTGCCCGACAGGATAGACAATTTATGGTAATTTTATTCTGGGGAACCTATATTTCACTACTGATTTTGATGTCTTCTGACCCTGAGATTTGGCAATTGCTGATCTAG
- a CDS encoding Rrf2 family transcriptional regulator has translation MKLTTRGHYSVKALLDLSLRPGYGPTSVRAIAKRQGLPAPYLEKLLIEMRRAGLVKSVRGAQGGYQLAHEPTEISLGKILEAVGETIEPLPHHTPDAGQAEDWVTFTLWHRLHQKLKEALYTITLADLYYDARSWQAAMGEETSFVV, from the coding sequence ATGAAGCTCACCACTCGTGGACACTACAGTGTTAAGGCACTACTAGATCTGAGCCTAAGACCAGGGTATGGACCGACATCGGTTAGAGCGATCGCTAAACGGCAAGGTCTACCAGCTCCATATCTAGAAAAACTACTGATTGAGATGCGTCGTGCTGGCTTAGTCAAGTCAGTTCGTGGAGCTCAAGGAGGCTATCAATTAGCCCATGAACCCACAGAAATTTCCCTCGGCAAAATCCTAGAAGCAGTGGGTGAAACCATCGAACCACTACCCCACCATACCCCAGACGCTGGTCAAGCCGAAGACTGGGTTACATTTACACTTTGGCATCGTTTGCATCAAAAGCTTAAAGAAGCATTGTACACTATAACTCTTGCCGATCTTTATTATGATGCCCGTAGTTGGCAAGCGGCTATGGGAGAAGAAACCAGTTTCGTTGTTTGA
- the sppA gene encoding signal peptide peptidase SppA: MRQFLQQTFASLVGSLAGLILFFSLATSGFLFLLIAVASKDTGPQVQDKSVLVFDLSVNISDTNPTSSTSEVIEEVLSGQQTNIIPLRKVLDTLDKATKDKRIVALYLDGSASKTVGNTGLANLKEVREALERFRAAGKKIIAYDVDLGEREYYLSSVADTIILNPMGVIEINGLNSSQLFLTGALQKYGIGVQVVRVGKYKSAVEPFLLKQLSSESREQTRELLDDIWDEFLTTVGKSREITPKTLQAIANSQGMLIASEAKRQGLVDQVGYFDEVITTLKELTGEKEKDKSFRKIKLATYARAKSPYSKNRKSKHKIAVVYAEGSIVDGQGNLEQVGGKRFAKQLRELRLDKDIKAVVLRVNSPGGSATASEIIQREVRLIREEKPVIVSMGNVAASGGYWISTYSDRIFAEPNTITGSIGVFGVLFNIQELANNNGLTWDIVQTASLADIQSTVRPKTDQELAIYQTMVNQIYDQFIDKVAESRKLPKGKVKDIAQGRVWSGIDAKQIGLVDEIGGINHAIEYAAKQAKLKDDWKVEEYPKNPSFEERILETLTNDVRVTSRQLPEPLTTELLKLKDDLAILTTLNDPKGIYSILPFNWRFD, from the coding sequence ATGCGTCAATTTCTTCAACAAACCTTTGCCAGCCTAGTAGGAAGTCTTGCCGGTTTAATTCTATTTTTTAGTTTAGCTACTAGTGGATTCCTGTTTCTACTGATTGCAGTAGCATCCAAAGATACAGGGCCACAGGTTCAAGATAAATCAGTGCTGGTGTTTGATTTATCCGTCAATATCAGCGATACCAATCCTACCTCAAGCACTAGTGAAGTGATTGAAGAGGTGTTATCGGGTCAACAAACCAATATCATCCCTTTGCGCAAGGTGCTTGATACTCTGGATAAGGCAACTAAGGATAAACGCATTGTTGCCCTCTACCTGGATGGATCCGCATCTAAAACTGTTGGCAACACTGGCTTGGCAAATCTCAAGGAGGTAAGGGAGGCTCTGGAGCGTTTCCGAGCTGCTGGGAAAAAAATTATTGCCTATGACGTAGATTTGGGAGAACGGGAATACTATCTTAGCTCGGTTGCGGATACGATAATTCTTAACCCGATGGGAGTTATAGAAATCAATGGCTTGAACTCTTCCCAACTTTTTCTGACCGGAGCTCTCCAGAAGTATGGTATTGGTGTTCAGGTAGTTCGAGTTGGCAAGTACAAGTCCGCAGTTGAACCGTTCTTGCTCAAACAGCTGAGTTCTGAAAGTCGGGAACAGACTCGAGAATTGTTAGATGATATTTGGGATGAATTTTTGACAACAGTGGGGAAAAGTCGTGAGATTACTCCCAAGACCTTGCAAGCGATCGCTAATAGTCAAGGGATGTTGATCGCATCAGAGGCCAAACGTCAAGGTTTGGTGGATCAAGTTGGATACTTCGATGAGGTGATTACTACTCTCAAGGAGCTTACTGGAGAAAAGGAAAAGGATAAATCGTTCCGGAAAATTAAGCTGGCTACTTACGCTAGAGCGAAAAGTCCTTACTCTAAAAATCGCAAGTCTAAGCATAAAATTGCCGTAGTTTATGCCGAGGGTAGCATTGTTGACGGTCAGGGAAACCTTGAGCAAGTGGGGGGTAAACGCTTTGCTAAACAGCTGCGCGAGCTACGGCTGGATAAAGATATTAAAGCAGTAGTGCTCAGGGTTAATAGTCCTGGTGGCAGTGCTACAGCCTCTGAGATTATTCAACGGGAAGTGCGGCTTATCCGTGAGGAAAAGCCAGTGATTGTGTCTATGGGCAATGTAGCAGCTTCTGGTGGCTACTGGATTTCTACCTATAGCGACCGAATTTTTGCTGAGCCAAATACTATCACTGGTTCTATTGGTGTCTTTGGTGTACTTTTTAATATCCAAGAATTAGCTAACAACAATGGTCTGACCTGGGACATTGTACAAACAGCTTCTTTAGCCGATATTCAAAGTACTGTCCGTCCCAAAACAGACCAAGAGTTGGCAATCTACCAAACCATGGTTAATCAGATTTATGACCAGTTCATTGACAAAGTAGCAGAGTCACGTAAATTGCCTAAGGGCAAGGTTAAAGACATTGCTCAGGGACGGGTTTGGTCAGGTATAGACGCCAAGCAGATCGGTTTAGTTGATGAGATTGGGGGTATTAATCATGCTATTGAGTATGCCGCTAAGCAAGCTAAGTTAAAGGATGATTGGAAAGTAGAAGAGTATCCAAAAAATCCTAGTTTCGAGGAAAGGATTCTGGAAACGCTGACTAATGATGTTAGGGTCACAAGCCGACAATTACCTGAGCCACTCACTACAGAATTGCTGAAGCTAAAAGATGATTTGGCAATTTTAACAACCTTGAATGACCCGAAGGGGATTTATTCTATTTTGCCGTTTAACTGGCGGTTTGATTAA
- the fni gene encoding type 2 isopentenyl-diphosphate Delta-isomerase, translating into MTQTQQRKADHIRICLDEDVQFRANTNGLERYRFTHCCLPELNRSEIDISTTFLGKSLGAPLLISSMTGGTEQAKTINFRLAEVAQHYKLGMGVGSQRVAVEKPEVGHTFAVRSQAPDIILFANIGAVQLNYSYGLEECQKVVDLLTADALILHINPLQECIQANGDTNFKGLLDKINGLCSKLTVPVIAKEVGNGISAAMAQRLLEAGVTAIDVAGAGGTSWAKVESERGLTAHQRRLGQTFGDWGLPTAECITSIRAIAPDIPLIASGGLRNGLDVAKAIALGADISGLALPFLQAAAESVDAVDALVQLLMAEITTALFCTGNATLSDLKQSNTLKKLA; encoded by the coding sequence ATGACCCAAACCCAACAGCGAAAGGCTGACCACATCAGGATTTGTCTGGATGAAGATGTTCAATTTCGTGCCAATACCAATGGACTGGAAAGGTACCGCTTCACTCACTGTTGCTTACCAGAACTAAACCGCAGTGAGATTGACATATCTACTACATTTCTGGGGAAATCCTTGGGAGCACCATTGTTGATTTCTTCTATGACTGGTGGTACTGAACAGGCAAAAACGATTAATTTTCGTCTGGCTGAGGTTGCCCAACATTACAAACTAGGCATGGGGGTTGGTTCTCAGCGAGTAGCTGTGGAAAAACCCGAGGTTGGTCATACCTTTGCGGTGCGCTCCCAAGCTCCAGATATTATCCTATTTGCCAACATCGGTGCGGTTCAGCTGAACTACAGTTATGGACTAGAAGAATGCCAAAAGGTGGTTGACCTGTTAACAGCAGATGCGCTGATTTTGCACATCAATCCCTTGCAGGAGTGCATTCAAGCTAACGGGGATACTAATTTCAAGGGGTTACTTGACAAAATTAATGGTTTATGCAGTAAGTTAACGGTACCAGTGATTGCTAAAGAAGTGGGTAATGGCATCTCAGCCGCTATGGCCCAGAGGTTGCTGGAGGCTGGTGTTACCGCTATTGATGTTGCTGGTGCCGGGGGCACGTCTTGGGCAAAGGTAGAAAGTGAGCGAGGATTAACCGCTCATCAGCGTCGGTTAGGACAGACCTTTGGTGACTGGGGTTTACCAACCGCTGAGTGCATTACCAGTATTCGAGCCATTGCCCCCGACATTCCCTTAATTGCATCTGGGGGATTGCGCAATGGTTTGGATGTGGCAAAAGCGATCGCATTAGGAGCCGATATTTCTGGTCTAGCATTACCATTCCTGCAAGCAGCAGCTGAGTCAGTAGATGCCGTTGATGCCTTAGTGCAACTGTTGATGGCAGAAATCACTACCGCTCTATTCTGCACCGGTAATGCTACGTTGTCTGATCTCAAGCAATCCAACACTTTGAAAAAGTTAGCATAG
- a CDS encoding GDYXXLXY domain-containing protein — MSINSEYSRPIPSWRFWVPLLFQTALIITVPTHAIYTTLTGKTVILQTAPVDPYELLRGYSQTLRYDISNQDNLRNLPGWQKLPKEQPNGNKVTFIKPGTRFYVILEAPDSSNSTKLPIAWKPVGLSAKFPSRLPANQIPLKGVANYGSIEYGLETYYMPEDQREQINEELNSARQENSNLPISPPPIVMEIKVDAQGNSLPIGIWALVSKDSQQKIRKYRF, encoded by the coding sequence ATGAGCATTAATTCTGAGTATTCCCGTCCTATACCAAGCTGGCGATTCTGGGTACCTCTTTTATTTCAAACCGCACTAATTATTACTGTTCCCACCCATGCAATTTACACTACACTGACTGGAAAAACTGTCATCCTTCAGACAGCGCCAGTAGACCCTTATGAACTTTTGCGAGGCTATTCCCAAACTCTAAGATACGATATCTCTAATCAGGACAACTTACGCAATCTTCCTGGGTGGCAAAAATTGCCCAAGGAACAACCTAATGGCAACAAGGTAACGTTTATCAAGCCTGGTACCCGTTTTTACGTAATTTTAGAAGCACCAGACTCATCCAACTCAACTAAACTACCAATAGCCTGGAAACCAGTAGGCTTAAGTGCCAAATTCCCTTCCCGACTACCAGCTAATCAGATTCCCCTCAAAGGTGTTGCTAACTATGGCTCGATTGAGTATGGATTGGAAACTTACTATATGCCAGAAGACCAACGGGAACAAATTAATGAAGAATTAAATAGTGCTAGGCAAGAGAACTCTAACCTACCGATATCACCACCACCAATTGTGATGGAAATTAAGGTGGATGCTCAAGGGAATTCTTTACCAATCGGAATCTGGGCACTGGTAAGTAAGGATTCTCAACAGAAGATTCGTAAATATCGGTTTTAA
- a CDS encoding AbrB family transcriptional regulator produces the protein MAKKKNMAAPIVPLQGQALVEKVKNLGNLSKEEKARACGYYTVTKNGVERVNMMKFLNALIDAEGIELDSKVNGNGRGGRSASYRISVQSNGNLLIGSAYTKQMGLEPGDQFEITLGRKHIHLKQLDETDEEALEAS, from the coding sequence ATGGCTAAAAAGAAAAACATGGCTGCTCCGATCGTTCCTCTGCAGGGCCAAGCATTGGTGGAGAAAGTCAAAAACCTAGGTAACCTGAGCAAAGAAGAAAAAGCTAGAGCCTGTGGCTACTACACCGTGACAAAAAACGGAGTAGAGCGAGTCAATATGATGAAGTTCCTCAATGCCCTTATTGATGCGGAGGGGATTGAATTAGACAGCAAAGTCAATGGCAATGGTCGTGGCGGACGCAGTGCTAGCTATCGGATTAGTGTGCAGTCTAACGGCAATCTTCTGATTGGCTCGGCTTACACGAAACAAATGGGTTTAGAACCAGGGGACCAGTTTGAAATCACCCTGGGACGCAAGCACATTCACCTTAAACAACTTGATGAAACAGACGAAGAAGCACTTGAGGCATCCTGA
- the cbiB gene encoding adenosylcobinamide-phosphate synthase CbiB yields MVQILGNNHTNGLILLLAASLDYLIGDPWGWVHPVQVMGWVISQFTQLAIHFWQQPWQRRLAGIGLGIGLIIGSGVAGWFIVFLGIWLNPFLGIGIGTILLASCFAGRSLRAAAMDVLQPLTAGELELARSRLSQYVGRDTENLCESEILRAVLETVAENTTDGVTAPLFYAIVGALIPGVGSVPLALAYKAASTLDSMVGYRREPYTNLGWFSAKFEDLLTWIPCRLTVLTLALMSGKPQQIWRLCRRDAIADPSPNSGWSESAFAAILEVQLGGTNVYSGVVKQKPLLGTPTYEITPGKIDQALELTRYCFLIWLGIGLVFCLVQYAIGLWPRFANALHNVIV; encoded by the coding sequence GTGGTTCAAATCCTGGGTAATAACCATACTAATGGTCTCATTTTGCTGCTGGCGGCTAGTCTAGATTATCTGATCGGTGATCCTTGGGGTTGGGTCCATCCAGTGCAGGTTATGGGCTGGGTAATCTCTCAGTTCACTCAGCTAGCAATTCACTTCTGGCAGCAGCCTTGGCAACGACGCCTAGCAGGAATTGGGTTGGGTATTGGACTAATTATTGGGAGTGGAGTAGCTGGATGGTTTATTGTCTTCCTAGGAATCTGGCTCAATCCATTTTTGGGTATAGGCATAGGAACGATATTGCTAGCCAGTTGTTTTGCTGGTCGCTCTCTTCGAGCAGCAGCAATGGATGTATTACAGCCTTTAACTGCCGGAGAATTAGAACTAGCCCGTTCTCGATTAAGTCAATATGTTGGTCGTGATACAGAAAATCTTTGTGAGTCAGAAATCCTACGAGCTGTCCTAGAAACGGTGGCGGAAAACACTACCGATGGGGTCACAGCCCCTCTGTTCTATGCCATTGTTGGAGCGTTAATTCCTGGGGTTGGTAGTGTTCCTCTGGCCTTAGCTTATAAAGCTGCCAGTACTTTAGATTCGATGGTCGGTTACCGCCGAGAACCTTACACGAATTTAGGTTGGTTTAGTGCTAAATTTGAAGATTTACTAACCTGGATCCCCTGTCGATTAACCGTATTGACCCTAGCCTTGATGTCTGGAAAACCCCAGCAGATCTGGCGTCTGTGTCGCCGTGATGCTATTGCTGATCCGAGTCCTAACTCTGGCTGGAGTGAATCGGCTTTTGCTGCGATTTTGGAGGTTCAGCTGGGAGGTACTAATGTTTACAGTGGTGTTGTCAAGCAAAAACCCTTATTAGGGACACCTACCTACGAGATCACACCAGGCAAAATTGACCAAGCCTTAGAGCTGACACGATATTGCTTTTTAATTTGGCTGGGTATAGGGTTGGTTTTTTGTCTAGTGCAATATGCGATTGGCCTTTGGCCACGCTTTGCGAACGCTTTACACAACGTTATCGTTTAA
- a CDS encoding GFA family protein, whose product MCKKKGILHLIVSPEQFSLLKGDQVLTSYTFNTHTAKHTFCQICGIHPFYRPRSHPNGISVNLRCLDGDVLSRFTIVPFDGANWEENVDKIRK is encoded by the coding sequence ATGTGTAAAAAAAAGGGCATCTTACACCTGATTGTCTCCCCTGAGCAATTTAGCTTACTTAAGGGAGATCAAGTGTTGACTAGTTATACCTTCAACACTCACACGGCCAAGCACACATTCTGCCAAATCTGTGGCATTCATCCTTTCTATCGACCCCGCTCTCATCCCAATGGGATTTCTGTCAACCTACGTTGTCTTGACGGTGATGTTCTATCTCGATTTACCATTGTCCCTTTCGATGGGGCTAACTGGGAAGAGAATGTCGATAAAATTAGAAAGTAG
- the pyrR gene encoding bifunctional pyr operon transcriptional regulator/uracil phosphoribosyltransferase PyrR, with product MPTQTIEILSAEELRRTVNRLASQVIEQVSDLSKLALVGIYTRGVPLAELLGRQIETLEQVSVPVGALDITFYRDDLDRIGIRTPAKTDIPFDLDRKIVVLVDDVIYRGRTIRAALNAVLEYGRPQTIKLLVLVDRGHRELPISPDFTGKLLPTSAEEQVKVYLNDNDGRDGVELIKVISA from the coding sequence ATGCCTACTCAAACCATTGAAATCCTATCAGCTGAAGAACTGCGCCGTACAGTCAATCGTTTGGCATCTCAAGTGATCGAACAAGTGAGTGATTTGTCCAAACTAGCACTGGTGGGTATCTATACCAGAGGTGTTCCTTTAGCTGAGTTGCTAGGACGTCAGATTGAAACCCTAGAGCAGGTCAGTGTGCCAGTGGGAGCGTTGGATATCACCTTTTATCGGGATGATCTTGATCGAATTGGTATCCGTACCCCGGCAAAAACAGATATTCCCTTCGATCTTGATCGTAAGATAGTGGTGTTGGTAGATGATGTCATTTATAGAGGACGTACCATTCGTGCTGCTCTAAACGCGGTGCTTGAGTATGGTAGACCCCAAACGATTAAATTATTAGTGCTAGTAGACCGAGGACATCGGGAACTGCCGATTAGTCCAGATTTTACCGGCAAGCTACTCCCCACATCCGCCGAAGAACAGGTAAAGGTTTATCTAAACGATAATGATGGTCGGGATGGAGTGGAATTAATTAAAGTAATTAGTGCCTGA
- a CDS encoding peptidoglycan-binding domain-containing protein, which yields MESLVCVNLAESYEDADNFSWQDDNGLIRWLDGLNTPTIPSSAWIKISAIAIALTILSTAANASAKVLQKGSRGAQVTSLQRELAAAGFYKGRITGNYDMLTQSYVAIFQQKKGLPIDGVAGPKTLAALYKTAGTDIRLPTNTQLKRGSRGTVVSDLQKKLTTLGFFNGPITGYYGRMTQAAVIKFQRAKGLRADGVAGQNTLFVINGGSINSATQLRRGNRGTAVTKLQQRMRELKVYNGPVTGFYGRLTEAGVIKFQRLRGLPVTGIADSRTLSDLAKNPNDKDKDKDILTNVTELRPGSNGESVTKLQNRLTELGFYKGPVTGYYGKLTETAVKEYQLSRELPANGIADSRTLSALRGNSSGIAVAATIITPLKRGSSGTRVNSLQNRLISLGYYKGLKDGVFGPATEAALKQYQRDKGLFPNGIADARTFSSLAPR from the coding sequence ATGGAAAGCTTAGTCTGCGTTAATCTTGCCGAGTCCTATGAAGACGCGGATAATTTTTCGTGGCAAGATGATAATGGTTTAATTCGATGGTTGGATGGGCTAAACACTCCCACTATTCCTAGTTCAGCTTGGATCAAGATTAGTGCGATCGCAATTGCCCTAACCATCCTCAGTACCGCTGCTAATGCCAGTGCTAAAGTGCTTCAAAAAGGCAGCCGTGGAGCACAGGTGACTTCTCTTCAGAGAGAGTTGGCAGCGGCTGGCTTTTATAAAGGTCGGATTACTGGCAACTATGACATGTTAACCCAGTCTTATGTTGCTATCTTTCAGCAAAAGAAGGGACTACCAATAGATGGTGTGGCTGGACCAAAAACCCTAGCAGCGTTATATAAAACTGCTGGTACTGATATTCGTCTACCAACAAACACACAGCTCAAACGCGGTAGTAGAGGAACGGTAGTCAGCGATCTGCAAAAGAAGTTGACAACCTTAGGATTTTTTAATGGTCCGATCACTGGCTATTACGGGCGCATGACCCAAGCAGCGGTAATTAAATTTCAGCGAGCCAAGGGATTACGGGCGGATGGCGTTGCTGGACAAAACACCTTATTCGTAATCAATGGTGGTTCGATCAACAGCGCCACTCAGTTACGGCGAGGTAATAGAGGAACTGCTGTGACCAAACTGCAACAGCGCATGAGGGAGTTGAAAGTCTACAACGGTCCAGTAACGGGATTCTACGGTCGTTTAACTGAAGCAGGGGTCATAAAATTTCAGCGCTTGAGGGGACTACCAGTGACTGGTATTGCTGACTCTCGGACTTTGTCAGACTTAGCCAAAAATCCTAATGATAAGGATAAAGATAAGGATATTCTTACCAACGTGACTGAGTTGCGACCAGGCAGCAATGGCGAATCGGTTACAAAACTTCAAAATCGCCTCACAGAGTTGGGATTCTACAAAGGGCCAGTAACAGGATACTATGGTAAGTTAACTGAGACCGCAGTCAAAGAGTATCAGCTTTCTCGGGAACTGCCAGCAAATGGCATTGCTGACTCTCGTACCTTATCAGCACTACGGGGCAATTCTTCTGGAATTGCCGTTGCTGCTACCATCATTACTCCATTAAAACGAGGTAGTAGTGGCACAAGAGTGAATAGCCTTCAGAATCGCTTGATTTCCCTAGGCTACTATAAAGGATTAAAAGATGGCGTATTTGGACCAGCGACAGAGGCAGCCCTGAAGCAATATCAACGGGACAAAGGCTTATTTCCCAATGGAATTGCTGATGCTAGAACCTTTTCATCTCTTGCTCCACGGTAA
- a CDS encoding DUF2927 domain-containing protein has protein sequence MRNFCLPIVKSVILSFLGFLIPSTYQTPTYGNNYELSSTQPTLQSIENKNYTQAQIDYFLEIALGSEYRSSNPTIKKWDRNVRIKVIGLPTHEDWQTLSTVIDEINSITQDAIQINFDDNNPNLKIYFVPEYEFRRYEPNYRPVNFGFVRTWWNNQVIYKSRIMISTTSITQKARSHLIREELTQSIGLMRDSYKYRNSVFFQGWTDTTEYAEIDQAVIEMLYRPEIRPGMTKAEVINVLNSLRLAR, from the coding sequence ATGCGTAATTTTTGTTTGCCAATCGTCAAGTCTGTTATTCTGAGTTTCTTAGGTTTTTTGATTCCATCTACTTATCAAACACCCACTTATGGGAATAATTATGAGCTAAGTAGCACACAACCCACTCTCCAATCAATTGAAAACAAAAACTATACTCAAGCTCAAATTGATTATTTTTTGGAAATTGCCTTAGGCTCGGAATACCGCTCCTCCAATCCTACTATCAAAAAATGGGACAGGAATGTGAGGATTAAGGTTATCGGCTTGCCAACCCATGAAGATTGGCAGACTTTGTCAACCGTCATTGATGAAATAAATAGCATTACCCAAGATGCAATTCAAATAAATTTTGATGATAATAATCCCAATTTAAAGATTTATTTTGTTCCCGAATACGAGTTTCGTCGCTATGAGCCTAACTATCGACCGGTCAATTTTGGGTTTGTTCGGACTTGGTGGAATAACCAAGTTATTTATAAGTCAAGAATTATGATTTCTACAACTAGTATTACCCAAAAGGCACGGTCTCACCTAATCCGAGAAGAGCTCACCCAATCTATAGGACTGATGAGGGATTCCTATAAATACAGAAATAGTGTATTTTTCCAAGGCTGGACTGATACGACCGAATATGCGGAGATTGATCAAGCTGTCATAGAAATGCTATATAGACCAGAAATTCGTCCCGGAATGACTAAAGCAGAAGTGATCAATGTTCTGAATAGCCTTAGGTTGGCGAGGTAA